The proteins below come from a single Aegilops tauschii subsp. strangulata cultivar AL8/78 chromosome 6, Aet v6.0, whole genome shotgun sequence genomic window:
- the LOC141025338 gene encoding ethylene-responsive transcription factor CRF1-like, giving the protein MPPRRSETWGYRGVRARPFGGFSVEIRFRGMRLGLGTFDTAHEAARAYDAAAWRLRGPHRTLNFPNMPTRERAQELAPPPRLITDEDRRGNRRREHRLSIAEIDEEAMALWRQCFPQDIINECEFYPQRRAEREKRSAGQAAYREHKRTW; this is encoded by the coding sequence atgccgccgcgtcgctcggaaacttggggataccgcggcgtccgcgcgcgcccttTCGGCGGCTTCTCCgtcgagatccggttccgcgggatgcgccttgGCCTCGGCACTTTTGACACCGCCCACGAGGCTGCCCGCGcatacgacgcggcggcgtggcgcctccgggGGCCTCATAGAACCTTGAACTTCCCCAAcatgccgacgcgggagcgggcgcaggagctcgcgcctccgccgcggcttatcaccgatGAAGATCGTCGCggcaaccggaggcgggagcaccgtctcagCATCGCTGAGAtagacgaggaagccatggcgctgtggcgccaatgcttcccgcaggacatcatcaacgagtgCGAGTTCTAcccgcaaaggagggcggagagggagaagaggagtgCGGGGCAAGCCGCCTATCGCGAGCACAAGCGTACGTGGTAA